One genomic window of Streptomyces sp. WP-1 includes the following:
- the ftsE gene encoding cell division ATP-binding protein FtsE, with translation MIRFDNVSKVYPKQTRPALRDVSLEVEKGEFVFLVGSSGSGKSTFLRLVLREERCSHGQVHVLGKDLARLSNWKVPQMRRQLGTVFQDFRLLPNKTVAENVAFAQEVIGKSRGEIRKSVPQVLDLVGLGGKEDRMPGELSGGEQQRVAIARAFVNRPKLLIADEPTGNLDPQTSVGIMKLLDRINRTGTTVIMATHDQNIVDQMRKRVIELEKGRLVRDQTRGVYGYQH, from the coding sequence GTGATCCGATTCGACAATGTCTCCAAGGTCTACCCCAAGCAGACCCGTCCCGCACTCAGGGATGTCTCCCTGGAAGTGGAAAAGGGCGAGTTCGTCTTCCTCGTGGGGTCCTCCGGCTCCGGAAAGTCCACCTTCCTGCGGCTGGTCCTCCGTGAGGAGCGGTGCAGCCACGGCCAGGTGCACGTGCTGGGCAAGGACCTCGCCCGCCTCTCCAACTGGAAGGTGCCGCAGATGCGCCGCCAGCTGGGGACCGTCTTCCAGGACTTCCGCCTGCTGCCCAACAAGACGGTCGCGGAGAACGTGGCCTTCGCGCAGGAGGTGATCGGCAAGTCCCGCGGTGAGATCCGCAAGTCCGTGCCCCAGGTGCTCGACCTCGTCGGCCTCGGCGGCAAGGAGGACCGGATGCCCGGCGAGCTGTCCGGCGGTGAGCAGCAGCGGGTGGCCATCGCGCGCGCGTTCGTCAACCGGCCCAAGCTGCTGATCGCCGACGAGCCCACCGGCAACCTCGACCCGCAGACCTCCGTCGGCATCATGAAGCTGCTCGACCGGATCAACCGGACGGGCACCACCGTCATCATGGCGACGCACGACCAGAACATCGTGGACCAGATGCGCAAGCGCGTCATCGAGCTGGAGAAGGGCCGCCTCGTCCGCGACCAGACCCGCGGCGTCTACGGCTACCAGCACTGA
- a CDS encoding S41 family peptidase: MSGRDPLCPPHRARQGAALTLVFAGVLVAGAVTGAFPDPGHPARRTTTVPVGAARDEGVREAAARAMADGTSPMEAAERAVSRSGDRWGAVYSEGEYQEFQDSLDGRYTGVGLSAAREQDGRIEVTEVRPGSPAAAAGIRTGDRLRSVDGARADGLPVTEVVARLRGDADDAPAGTTVTLGLQRGTRAWSETLRRATLTTDSVSVRRLSVRTTLIRIAAFTKGTGAQVREALRAAPAGDGIVLDLRGNSGGLVTEAVATASAFLDGGLVATYDVDGAQRALHATPGGDTTRPLVALVDGGTMSAAELLTGALQDRGRAVVIGSRTFGKGSIQMPTSLPDGAVAELTVGHYRTPSGHAVDGRGITPDLEAGDGVLRRAETVLTGLGDAD, translated from the coding sequence ATGTCCGGCCGAGACCCGCTCTGTCCGCCTCACCGCGCCCGCCAAGGGGCCGCGCTGACCTTGGTCTTCGCCGGAGTCCTCGTCGCCGGAGCGGTCACCGGGGCCTTTCCGGACCCCGGTCATCCGGCCCGCCGTACGACGACGGTGCCCGTGGGCGCCGCACGCGACGAGGGCGTACGGGAGGCCGCCGCCCGCGCGATGGCCGACGGCACGTCCCCGATGGAGGCCGCCGAGCGGGCCGTCAGCCGCAGCGGCGACCGCTGGGGCGCCGTCTACTCCGAGGGCGAGTACCAGGAGTTCCAGGACTCCCTCGACGGCCGCTACACCGGCGTGGGCCTGTCCGCGGCGCGGGAACAGGACGGCCGTATCGAGGTCACCGAAGTGCGGCCCGGCTCGCCCGCCGCCGCGGCCGGCATCCGCACCGGCGACCGGCTGCGCAGCGTGGACGGCGCCCGCGCCGACGGCCTCCCGGTCACCGAGGTGGTCGCCCGGCTGCGCGGCGACGCCGACGACGCGCCCGCCGGTACGACCGTCACGCTCGGCCTCCAGCGCGGCACCCGCGCCTGGTCCGAGACGCTGCGCCGGGCGACGCTGACCACCGACTCGGTGAGCGTCCGCCGGCTGTCGGTGCGGACCACCCTGATCAGGATCGCCGCCTTCACCAAGGGCACCGGCGCCCAGGTCCGCGAGGCGCTGCGGGCCGCCCCGGCCGGCGACGGCATCGTCCTGGACCTGCGCGGCAACTCCGGGGGCCTGGTCACCGAGGCCGTGGCCACCGCCTCCGCCTTCCTGGACGGCGGCCTGGTCGCCACCTACGACGTCGACGGTGCCCAGCGCGCCCTGCACGCCACGCCCGGCGGGGACACCACCCGTCCCCTGGTCGCCCTGGTCGACGGCGGCACCATGAGCGCGGCCGAGCTGCTCACCGGCGCCCTCCAGGACCGGGGCCGGGCGGTCGTGATCGGCTCGCGCACCTTCGGCAAGGGCTCCATCCAGATGCCGACGAGCCTCCCGGACGGCGCGGTGGCCGAGCTGACCGTGGGCCACTACCGCACCCCGTCCGGGCACGCGGTCGACGGCCGGGGCATCACCCCCGACCTGGAGGCCGGGGACGGCGTCCTGCGACGCGCCGAGACCGTGCTCACCGGCCTGGGCGACGCCGATTAA
- the smpB gene encoding SsrA-binding protein SmpB: protein MYVPKESQPKQGGGAGKARDGEKGGQRKIVAQNKKARHDYAIIDTYEAGIVLTGTEVKSLREGRTSLTDGFVQIDRGEAWLHNAHIPEYHQGSWTNHSARRKRKLLLHREEIDKLESKAQETGHTIVPLALYFRDGRAKAEIALARGKKEYDKRQTLREKQDRRESDRAIAAAKRRQRGV, encoded by the coding sequence ATGTACGTACCCAAGGAGTCCCAGCCCAAGCAGGGCGGCGGGGCGGGCAAGGCCAGGGACGGCGAGAAGGGCGGCCAGCGCAAGATCGTCGCCCAGAACAAGAAGGCCCGGCACGACTACGCGATCATCGACACCTACGAGGCCGGCATCGTGCTCACCGGCACCGAGGTCAAGTCGCTGCGCGAGGGCCGGACCTCGCTGACCGACGGCTTCGTCCAGATCGACCGGGGCGAGGCGTGGCTGCACAACGCCCACATCCCGGAGTACCACCAGGGCAGCTGGACCAACCACTCCGCGCGCCGCAAGCGCAAGCTGCTGCTGCACCGCGAGGAGATCGACAAGCTGGAGTCCAAGGCCCAGGAGACCGGGCACACCATCGTGCCGCTCGCCCTGTACTTCCGGGACGGCCGCGCGAAGGCCGAGATCGCGCTCGCCCGGGGCAAGAAGGAGTACGACAAGCGGCAGACCCTGCGGGAGAAGCAGGACCGGCGCGAGTCGGACCGCGCCATCGCGGCGGCGAAGCGCAGGCAGCGCGGCGTGTAG
- a CDS encoding serine/threonine-protein kinase encodes MRPVGSKYLLEEPLGRGATGTVWRARQRETAGAEAAVAGQPGETVAIKVLKEELASDPDIVMRFLRERSVLLRLTHPNIVRVRDLVVEGELLALVMDLVDGPDLHRYLRENGPLTPVAAALLTAQVADALAASHRDGVVHRDLKPANVLLRQRDGEMHPMLTDFGIARLADSPGLTRTQEFVGTPAYVAPESAEGRPQTSAVDVYGAGILLYELVTGRPPFSGATSLEVLHQHLSAEARRPSTVPDPLWTVIERCLRKNPLERPSAENLARALRVVAEGIGVHANSAQIAAAEGVGALLAPDPAPTSVPGEPGTAGAADPTQVLPTGAPQGSYDPNGATSVLPHTAGPAGAADPTAVLPHTGAADPTAVLPNTGPQGSGPQGPGPEQPHPWQNQLRAARDRNEQTQIQYLSPEDDPLHHRPQRQVARPQQQPRQAPQPRPQQPQQRGRQGQGQQGQGRQGYQQGYGYAPQQPQQHQPQRQPQQYAPPQQPQRPAREPRAPRQRSANPMKIPGLGCLKGCLFTIVILVVASWLIWELTPLHTWVGQGRGYWHELSHWAGQVSGWVKDLGGSN; translated from the coding sequence GTGCGGCCAGTCGGCAGCAAGTACCTGCTTGAGGAGCCGCTCGGACGCGGCGCCACAGGCACCGTCTGGCGTGCCCGCCAGCGCGAGACCGCGGGCGCCGAGGCGGCCGTCGCAGGCCAGCCGGGCGAAACGGTCGCGATCAAGGTCCTGAAGGAAGAGCTGGCGAGCGACCCGGACATCGTGATGCGCTTCCTGCGGGAGCGCTCCGTACTGCTCCGGCTCACCCACCCGAACATCGTCCGGGTCCGCGACCTGGTCGTGGAGGGCGAGCTGCTGGCGCTGGTCATGGACCTGGTCGACGGCCCCGACCTGCACCGCTACCTGCGCGAGAACGGCCCCCTGACGCCGGTCGCCGCCGCCCTGCTGACCGCGCAGGTCGCCGACGCGCTCGCCGCGAGCCACCGCGACGGCGTCGTCCACCGCGACCTGAAGCCCGCCAACGTGCTGCTGCGGCAGCGGGACGGCGAGATGCACCCGATGCTGACCGACTTCGGCATCGCCCGCCTCGCCGACTCCCCGGGCCTGACCCGCACCCAGGAGTTCGTCGGCACGCCCGCGTACGTCGCCCCGGAGTCCGCCGAGGGCCGCCCGCAGACCTCCGCCGTCGATGTGTACGGCGCCGGCATCCTGCTGTACGAGCTGGTCACCGGCCGTCCGCCGTTCTCCGGCGCCACCTCGCTCGAGGTGCTGCACCAGCACCTGAGCGCCGAGGCGCGCCGGCCCTCCACCGTGCCGGACCCGCTGTGGACGGTGATCGAGCGCTGCCTGCGCAAGAACCCCCTGGAGCGGCCCAGCGCCGAGAACCTCGCGCGCGCCCTGCGGGTCGTCGCCGAGGGCATCGGGGTGCACGCGAACTCCGCCCAGATCGCGGCGGCCGAGGGCGTCGGCGCGCTGCTCGCCCCCGACCCGGCCCCGACCTCGGTACCGGGCGAGCCGGGCACGGCCGGCGCGGCGGACCCCACGCAGGTGCTGCCGACGGGCGCCCCGCAGGGCTCGTACGACCCGAACGGCGCCACCAGCGTCCTGCCGCACACCGCCGGACCCGCCGGTGCCGCGGACCCCACCGCCGTGCTGCCGCACACCGGCGCGGCCGACCCGACGGCGGTGCTGCCGAACACCGGACCGCAGGGATCCGGGCCGCAGGGCCCCGGGCCCGAGCAGCCGCACCCCTGGCAGAACCAGCTGCGGGCCGCCCGGGACCGCAATGAGCAGACGCAGATCCAGTACCTCTCCCCGGAGGACGACCCGCTGCACCACCGGCCCCAGCGGCAGGTGGCCCGCCCGCAGCAACAGCCCCGGCAGGCGCCGCAGCCGCGCCCGCAGCAGCCGCAGCAGCGCGGACGGCAGGGGCAGGGTCAGCAGGGGCAGGGCCGGCAGGGATATCAGCAGGGGTACGGCTACGCACCCCAGCAGCCTCAGCAGCACCAGCCGCAGCGCCAGCCCCAGCAGTACGCCCCGCCGCAGCAGCCGCAGCGGCCCGCGCGGGAGCCCAGGGCGCCGCGGCAGCGCAGCGCCAACCCGATGAAGATCCCCGGCCTCGGCTGTCTGAAGGGCTGCCTGTTCACCATCGTCATCCTGGTGGTGGCGAGCTGGCTGATCTGGGAGCTGACCCCGCTGCACACCTGGGTCGGCCAGGGCCGCGGCTACTGGCACGAACTGTCCCACTGGGCCGGCCAGGTGAGCGGCTGGGTGAAGGACCTGGGCGGCAGCAACTGA
- a CDS encoding serine/threonine-protein kinase, which yields MARKIGSRYTANQILGRGSAGTVWLGEGPEGPVAIKLLREDLASDQELVGRFVQERTALLGLEHPHIVTVRDLVVDGNDLALVMDLVRGTDLRTRLERERRLAPEAAVAIVADVADALAAAHAAGIVHRDVKPENVLLDMQGPLGPGGAHPALLTDFGVAKLIDAPRRTRATKIIGTPDYLAPEIVEGLPPRASVDIYALATVLYELLAGFTPFGGGHPGAVLRRHVTETVVPLPGIPEELWQLLVQCLAKAPASRLRASELAARLREQLPTLAGLPPLDVDEPDLSEEAAEEEPAAPAAPAGGAPVRRRGAVSLVQGARPDSNRDTHTSMRVPAPDELAGGAHGTARAPRPAGAPRPGSAKHRAAVRRRRITVGVAGVGVAVLVSVGAWWATSDSPADSPRPASTSSAP from the coding sequence TTGGCACGGAAGATCGGCAGCCGGTACACCGCGAACCAGATCCTGGGGCGGGGCAGCGCCGGCACGGTGTGGCTGGGCGAGGGGCCCGAGGGTCCCGTCGCGATCAAGCTGCTGCGGGAGGACCTCGCCTCGGACCAGGAGCTGGTCGGGCGCTTCGTCCAGGAGCGCACGGCGCTGCTCGGGCTGGAGCACCCGCACATCGTCACCGTGCGCGACCTCGTGGTCGACGGCAATGACCTGGCCCTGGTGATGGACCTGGTGCGCGGCACCGATCTGCGCACCCGCCTGGAGCGGGAACGCAGGCTGGCGCCCGAGGCCGCGGTGGCGATCGTCGCCGATGTCGCGGACGCGCTGGCCGCGGCGCACGCGGCGGGGATCGTGCACCGGGACGTCAAGCCGGAGAACGTGCTGCTCGACATGCAGGGCCCGCTCGGCCCCGGCGGGGCGCATCCGGCGCTGCTGACCGACTTCGGGGTCGCCAAGCTGATCGACGCGCCGCGGCGGACGCGCGCCACGAAGATCATCGGTACGCCGGACTATCTGGCCCCGGAGATCGTCGAGGGGCTGCCCCCGCGGGCCTCCGTGGACATCTACGCGCTGGCCACGGTGCTGTACGAGCTGCTGGCGGGCTTCACGCCGTTCGGCGGCGGCCACCCGGGCGCGGTGCTGCGCCGCCATGTCACCGAGACGGTGGTCCCCCTCCCCGGTATCCCCGAGGAGCTGTGGCAGCTGCTCGTGCAGTGCCTCGCCAAGGCGCCCGCGTCCCGGCTGCGGGCGTCCGAGCTGGCGGCGCGGCTGCGGGAGCAGCTGCCGACGCTGGCCGGGCTGCCGCCGCTGGACGTGGACGAGCCGGACCTCTCGGAGGAGGCGGCCGAGGAGGAACCGGCGGCGCCCGCGGCCCCGGCGGGGGGTGCGCCGGTACGACGACGGGGCGCGGTCTCCCTCGTCCAGGGCGCCCGGCCCGACTCCAACCGCGACACGCACACGTCGATGCGGGTGCCCGCGCCCGACGAGCTGGCCGGCGGCGCGCACGGCACGGCCCGGGCACCGCGTCCGGCGGGGGCCCCTCGGCCGGGCTCGGCGAAACACCGCGCGGCGGTGCGCAGGCGGCGGATCACGGTGGGGGTGGCCGGGGTGGGGGTGGCCGTGCTGGTGTCGGTCGGCGCGTGGTGGGCGACGTCGGACTCCCCGGCCGACTCCCCGCGCCCGGCATCGACATCGTCCGCCCCCTGA
- a CDS encoding class I SAM-dependent methyltransferase: MTNSAVQEEFLRSFHAGRPAVTAEAFGRGRGPDGRSSYELLRDRVAGHRRVLDLGCGDGLLLELLARDGGRQLAGVDLSPESLALARQRPALSTARLHTGRAQELPFADGSFDACVSHLALMLMGEIEQVAAEVARVLVPGGVLACVVGGGAVGEEAYERFVGLLRRAGGESPARIPALGDGRTRSREGLDEVLRPVGFGGVEWETVPIDLGGTLEQVWESLSGLYDLAPMAERAVARLRQDFLADVADLVTPEGFVPCGFTVHLASARLARPA; the protein is encoded by the coding sequence ATGACGAACAGCGCCGTGCAAGAGGAGTTCCTCCGGTCCTTCCACGCCGGGCGGCCCGCCGTGACCGCCGAGGCGTTCGGGCGGGGGCGGGGGCCGGACGGGCGGTCCAGTTACGAGCTGCTGCGCGACCGGGTCGCCGGGCACCGGCGAGTGCTCGATCTCGGGTGCGGGGACGGGCTGTTGCTCGAACTGCTCGCCCGGGACGGCGGCAGGCAGCTCGCCGGGGTGGACCTCTCACCCGAGTCGCTGGCGCTCGCGCGGCAACGGCCGGCGCTCTCCACGGCACGCCTGCACACCGGGCGGGCCCAGGAACTGCCCTTCGCCGACGGGAGTTTCGATGCCTGCGTCTCCCATCTCGCGCTGATGCTCATGGGCGAGATCGAGCAGGTCGCCGCCGAGGTGGCCCGGGTGCTCGTACCGGGCGGGGTGCTCGCGTGCGTGGTGGGCGGCGGAGCCGTCGGCGAGGAGGCGTACGAGCGGTTCGTCGGGCTGCTGCGGCGCGCGGGCGGGGAGAGTCCCGCGCGGATCCCCGCGTTGGGGGACGGGCGGACGCGCAGCCGGGAGGGGCTCGATGAGGTTCTTCGGCCGGTGGGGTTCGGCGGTGTCGAGTGGGAGACCGTGCCCATCGACCTCGGCGGGACCCTGGAGCAGGTGTGGGAGTCCCTGTCCGGGCTCTACGATCTCGCGCCGATGGCGGAGCGGGCCGTCGCCCGGCTCCGTCAGGACTTCCTCGCCGATGTCGCGGACCTGGTCACGCCGGAGGGCTTCGTGCCCTGCGGGTTCACGGTGCACCTGGCCTCGGCACGGCTCGCCCGGCCGGCCTGA
- the prfB gene encoding peptide chain release factor 2, with amino-acid sequence MAVVDVSEELKSLSSTMESIEAVLDLDKLRADIAALEEQAAVPSLWDNPDEAQKITSKLSHLQAEVRKAEALRGRIDDLSVLFEMAEEEDDPDTRAEAESELAAVRKALDEMEVRTLLSGEYDSREALVNIRAEAGGVDAADFAEKLQRMYLRWAEQRGYKTELIETSYAEEAGIKSTTFSVQAPYAYGTLSVEQGTHRLVRISPFDNQGRRQTSFAGVEVLPVVEQSDHVEIDESELRIDVYRSSGPGGQGVNTTDSAVRITHLPTGIVVSCQNERSQIQNRATAMNVLQAKLLERRRQEEQARMDALKGDGGNSWGNQMRSYVLHPYQMVKDLRTEHEVGNPEAVFNGEIDGFLEAGIRWRKQQEK; translated from the coding sequence GTGGCAGTCGTCGATGTTTCCGAAGAGCTGAAGTCCCTCTCCTCGACCATGGAGTCGATCGAGGCCGTCCTGGACCTCGACAAGCTGAGGGCAGATATCGCCGCGCTTGAGGAGCAGGCGGCGGTCCCGTCCCTGTGGGACAACCCGGACGAGGCGCAGAAGATCACCAGCAAGCTCTCCCACCTCCAGGCCGAGGTCAGGAAGGCGGAGGCGCTGCGCGGTCGCATCGACGACCTCTCGGTCCTCTTCGAGATGGCCGAGGAGGAGGACGACCCGGACACCCGCGCCGAGGCCGAGTCCGAGCTGGCCGCCGTACGCAAGGCGCTGGACGAGATGGAGGTCCGTACCCTCCTGTCCGGCGAGTACGACTCCCGTGAGGCTCTGGTCAACATCCGCGCCGAGGCCGGCGGTGTCGACGCCGCCGACTTCGCCGAGAAGCTCCAGCGCATGTACCTGCGCTGGGCCGAGCAGCGCGGCTACAAGACGGAACTCATCGAGACGTCGTACGCCGAAGAGGCCGGCATCAAGTCGACCACCTTCTCCGTGCAGGCGCCGTACGCCTACGGCACCCTCTCCGTCGAGCAGGGCACCCACCGGCTGGTGCGCATCTCGCCCTTCGACAACCAGGGCCGCCGCCAGACGTCCTTCGCCGGTGTCGAGGTGCTGCCCGTGGTCGAGCAGTCCGACCACGTCGAGATCGACGAGTCCGAGCTGCGCATCGACGTCTACCGCTCCTCCGGTCCCGGCGGCCAGGGCGTCAACACGACCGACTCCGCGGTCCGCATCACCCACCTGCCCACCGGCATCGTGGTCTCCTGCCAGAACGAGCGGTCGCAGATCCAGAACCGCGCCACCGCGATGAACGTCCTCCAGGCCAAGCTGCTGGAGCGCCGCCGCCAGGAGGAGCAGGCCAGGATGGACGCCCTGAAGGGCGACGGCGGCAACTCCTGGGGCAACCAGATGCGTTCGTACGTGCTGCACCCGTACCAGATGGTCAAGGACCTGCGCACCGAGCACGAGGTCGGCAACCCCGAGGCCGTGTTCAACGGTGAGATCGACGGTTTCCTGGAAGCCGGAATCCGCTGGCGCAAGCAGCAGGAGAAGTAA
- a CDS encoding ABATE domain-containing protein codes for MALRFDAGRVCLDLLATGHPGERLDSVRALCGWIEEAGLVPAGTGLGHADETWVVRFREVREDIAQLVRRGGGPVAYGRALGRVNEVARETPPAPCAVRRGDGLLVRELVAPPGSAALLALLARDAVELLTDPVARAALRECEGDNCPLLYLDTSRGRRRRWCSSEVCGNRERVARHRRRAAALTRA; via the coding sequence ATGGCGCTGCGGTTCGATGCCGGACGGGTTTGTCTGGATCTGCTGGCGACCGGCCATCCAGGTGAACGGCTCGACTCCGTCCGGGCGTTGTGCGGCTGGATCGAGGAGGCCGGGCTGGTGCCGGCGGGTACCGGGCTCGGGCACGCCGACGAGACCTGGGTCGTGCGGTTCAGGGAAGTGCGGGAGGACATAGCCCAGTTGGTGCGGCGCGGCGGCGGACCGGTGGCGTACGGGAGGGCGCTCGGGCGGGTCAACGAGGTGGCCCGGGAGACACCGCCCGCGCCCTGTGCCGTACGGCGTGGCGACGGACTGCTGGTGCGGGAGCTGGTCGCGCCGCCCGGGTCCGCCGCCCTGCTCGCGCTCCTCGCCCGGGACGCCGTGGAGCTGCTCACCGACCCCGTCGCGCGGGCCGCGCTTCGCGAGTGCGAGGGGGACAACTGCCCGCTCCTGTACCTCGACACCTCCCGGGGCCGCCGCCGGCGCTGGTGCTCCAGCGAGGTCTGCGGCAACCGGGAGCGGGTGGCCCGCCACCGGCGCCGGGCGGCCGCCCTCACCCGCGCGTGA
- the ftsX gene encoding permease-like cell division protein FtsX: MRPQFVLSEIGVGLRRNLTMTFAVIVSVALSLALFGGSLLMSDQVSTMKGYWYDKVNVSIFLCNKHDAEQDVHCAKGAVTEDQKKQILSDLQKMPIVEKVSYESQDQAYKHYKEQFGNSPLAGSLTPDQMQESYRIKLKDPQKYQVVATAFNGRDGVQSVQDQKGILDNLFQLLNLMNRGALGVMALMLFVALLLIVNTVRVSAFSRRRETGIMRLVGASGFYIQAPFIAEAAVAGLIGGGLACVFLVVGRYFTIDHGMDLSHKLTLINFVGWDSVLTKLPLILATSVLMPSLAAFFALRKYLKV; this comes from the coding sequence ATGCGCCCCCAGTTCGTCCTGTCGGAGATCGGTGTCGGTCTCCGCCGCAATCTGACGATGACCTTCGCGGTCATCGTCTCCGTCGCCCTGTCCCTGGCCCTCTTCGGCGGCTCCCTGCTGATGAGCGACCAGGTGAGCACCATGAAGGGCTACTGGTACGACAAGGTCAACGTCTCGATCTTCCTGTGCAACAAGCACGACGCCGAGCAGGACGTGCACTGCGCCAAGGGCGCGGTCACCGAGGACCAGAAGAAGCAGATCCTCTCCGACCTGCAGAAGATGCCGATCGTCGAGAAGGTGTCGTACGAGTCGCAGGACCAGGCGTACAAGCACTACAAGGAGCAGTTCGGCAACTCCCCGCTGGCCGGCTCGCTGACGCCGGACCAGATGCAGGAGTCGTACCGGATCAAGCTCAAGGACCCGCAGAAGTACCAGGTGGTCGCGACCGCGTTCAACGGGCGCGACGGCGTGCAGTCGGTGCAGGACCAGAAGGGCATCCTGGACAACCTCTTCCAGCTGCTCAACCTGATGAACCGGGGCGCGCTCGGCGTGATGGCGCTCATGCTGTTCGTGGCGCTGCTGCTGATCGTCAACACCGTGCGCGTGTCGGCGTTCAGCCGTCGGCGTGAGACCGGGATCATGCGCCTGGTCGGCGCCTCCGGCTTCTACATCCAGGCGCCGTTCATCGCCGAGGCCGCGGTCGCCGGGCTCATCGGCGGCGGACTCGCCTGCGTCTTCCTGGTGGTCGGCCGGTACTTCACCATCGACCACGGCATGGATCTGTCCCACAAGCTGACGCTGATCAACTTCGTCGGCTGGGACTCGGTGCTGACCAAGCTGCCGCTGATCCTCGCGACCAGTGTGCTGATGCCGTCCCTGGCCGCGTTCTTCGCGTTGCGCAAGTACCTGAAGGTGTGA